A single genomic interval of Thermosinus carboxydivorans Nor1 harbors:
- a CDS encoding serine hydroxymethyltransferase, producing MNVLAGIDPEIAQAIDLERQRQQNKLELIASENFVSKAVMEAQGSVLTNKYAEGYPGHRYYGGCEYVDIVENLAIERAKALFGAEHVNVQPHSGAQANTAVYFALLEPGDVIMGMNLSHGGHLTHGSPVNISGKYFKVIPYGVNPTTQQLDYDAVRAEAIRQRPKMIVAGASAYPRIIDFAKLGEIAREVGAILFVDMAHIAGLVAAGLHPSPIPHADVVTTTTHKTLRGPRGGMIMCRAELAKAIDKAVFPGIQGGPLMHVIAAKAVALKEAMTEEFRLYQAQILKNAKTLAEELMAAGFTLVSGGTDNHLLLVDVRSLNLTGKEAERLLDEVGVTVNKNTIPFDPASPFVTSGIRIGTPAVTSRGMKEEDMVTIARIITMVLKHPDDSRAKAEAVTLVGQLCAKYPLYANL from the coding sequence TTGAACGTACTTGCCGGAATTGACCCCGAAATCGCTCAGGCTATAGACCTGGAGCGTCAGCGCCAGCAAAACAAACTGGAACTTATCGCCTCGGAAAACTTTGTCAGCAAAGCGGTAATGGAAGCCCAGGGATCAGTGCTAACCAACAAGTACGCCGAGGGGTATCCCGGCCACCGCTACTATGGCGGCTGCGAATATGTGGATATTGTTGAAAATCTGGCCATTGAGCGGGCTAAAGCACTGTTTGGGGCCGAACATGTCAATGTTCAGCCGCATTCGGGCGCGCAGGCCAACACCGCTGTCTATTTCGCTCTGTTGGAGCCCGGGGATGTCATCATGGGCATGAACCTGTCTCACGGCGGCCATCTTACCCATGGCAGCCCGGTTAACATCTCGGGCAAATATTTCAAAGTTATTCCCTACGGCGTTAATCCCACTACCCAGCAGCTCGATTACGACGCCGTCCGCGCCGAGGCCATCCGCCAGCGGCCCAAGATGATTGTGGCCGGCGCTAGCGCCTATCCGCGCATCATTGACTTTGCCAAGCTCGGCGAAATTGCCCGTGAGGTGGGCGCCATCCTGTTTGTCGACATGGCCCATATTGCCGGCTTGGTGGCTGCCGGGCTGCATCCCAGCCCCATTCCTCACGCCGATGTGGTGACAACGACGACCCACAAGACGCTGCGCGGACCGCGCGGCGGTATGATCATGTGCCGGGCGGAGCTAGCCAAGGCGATTGACAAGGCCGTCTTCCCCGGCATCCAGGGCGGGCCGCTTATGCATGTCATCGCCGCCAAAGCGGTGGCGCTGAAAGAGGCAATGACCGAAGAATTTCGCCTTTATCAGGCCCAAATCCTGAAAAACGCCAAGACGCTGGCCGAAGAGCTCATGGCCGCCGGCTTTACCCTCGTGTCCGGCGGTACCGACAACCACCTCCTGCTGGTAGATGTCAGGAGCCTCAATCTCACCGGCAAGGAGGCCGAACGGCTGCTGGATGAAGTGGGCGTCACGGTCAACAAAAACACCATTCCTTTTGACCCGGCCAGTCCGTTTGTCACCAGCGGCATCCGCATCGGGACGCCGGCCGTTACCTCCCGCGGCATGAAGGAGGAAGACATGGTGACAATTGCGCGCATCATCACCATGGTGCTCAAGCATCCTGACGACAGCCGGGCCAAAGCCGAAGCCGTCACCTTGGTGGGACAGCTCTGCGCCAAATATCCTCTTTATGCCAACTTATAG
- the upp gene encoding uracil phosphoribosyltransferase: MQVKVIDHPLIQHKLSLLRDKNTGSKDFRELLEEIAMLMAYELTRNLPLEETEIETPVARTRCKVLTGKKLGVVPILRAGLGMVNGVLRLIPAAKVGHVGVYRDPETLKPVEYYCKLPTDVSERDFIVIDPMLATGGSSVATIDMLKRKGAKNIKLMCLVAAPEGVHLVNEQHPDVEIYTASVDERLNDHGYIVPGLGDAGDRIFGTK; encoded by the coding sequence ATGCAGGTAAAAGTGATTGACCACCCCCTTATTCAACACAAGCTGTCGCTGCTGCGCGACAAAAACACCGGCAGCAAAGATTTCCGGGAACTGTTAGAGGAAATCGCCATGCTCATGGCTTATGAGCTAACCCGCAATCTGCCGCTGGAGGAAACAGAGATCGAAACGCCTGTCGCCCGCACTAGGTGCAAGGTCCTTACCGGCAAGAAGCTGGGGGTTGTGCCCATTCTGCGGGCCGGTTTGGGCATGGTCAATGGTGTGCTGCGGCTCATTCCCGCGGCCAAAGTCGGCCATGTCGGTGTCTATCGCGATCCGGAAACGCTAAAACCGGTCGAGTATTATTGCAAACTGCCAACCGACGTTTCCGAGCGTGACTTTATTGTTATCGATCCCATGCTGGCCACCGGCGGTTCTTCGGTGGCTACCATTGACATGCTGAAACGCAAGGGCGCCAAAAACATTAAGCTCATGTGCCTGGTAGCCGCTCCGGAAGGGGTGCACCTGGTCAATGAGCAGCACCCCGATGTTGAGATTTACACCGCCTCGGTCGACGAGCGCCTCAATGACCACGGCTACATCGTTCCCGGCCTTGGCGATGCCGGCGACCGTATTTTTGGCACTAAGTAA
- a CDS encoding DUF2680 domain-containing protein, with protein sequence MKKWIVAVAAVAVMVVSAAFVYAQEAQPAPPAGPMMNVDQMLEFHKQMLDQAVKNGSITAEQAKFMNEHMTQMAPMMQQMMTGMGSGMMGGNAVNCPGLAASGNNQ encoded by the coding sequence ATGAAAAAATGGATTGTCGCAGTAGCCGCTGTGGCGGTGATGGTGGTTAGCGCAGCATTTGTTTATGCCCAGGAGGCTCAGCCGGCGCCTCCGGCAGGGCCGATGATGAATGTCGACCAAATGCTCGAATTCCACAAACAAATGCTTGACCAGGCGGTGAAAAACGGCAGCATAACCGCCGAACAAGCTAAGTTCATGAATGAACATATGACCCAGATGGCGCCCATGATGCAGCAGATGATGACCGGCATGGGTTCTGGAATGATGGGCGGCAATGCGGTTAACTGCCCCGGCCTGGCGGCCAGCGGCAACAATCAGTAA
- a CDS encoding class I SAM-dependent methyltransferase gives MAVHNVSQTEIIRRRYNRTALFYDWMDKMISPRLRRQAIELAEGKVLEVGVGTGQNLPFYQGDCEVTGIDFSPGMLRKAQARLRLAKVPVKLLEMDAQAMSFADETFDTVVATCVFCSVPDPVQGLREIKRVCKKNGKIILLEHVRSDNPLLGWLMDLLNPVSLYLIGSNINRDTVQNVIAAGIHIEDVKNVKGKIVKLIIARP, from the coding sequence ATGGCAGTTCATAATGTCAGTCAAACAGAAATCATCCGGCGGCGGTATAATCGGACGGCGCTTTTTTATGACTGGATGGACAAGATGATCTCACCGCGTTTGCGTCGGCAAGCAATCGAACTGGCGGAAGGCAAAGTATTGGAAGTGGGCGTCGGTACCGGGCAAAACCTGCCCTTTTATCAGGGGGACTGCGAGGTAACAGGCATTGATTTTAGTCCTGGCATGCTGCGCAAAGCCCAGGCACGACTAAGGCTGGCCAAGGTTCCGGTAAAGCTTTTAGAGATGGATGCGCAAGCAATGAGTTTTGCCGATGAAACTTTCGATACCGTTGTCGCCACCTGTGTTTTTTGTTCGGTTCCGGACCCAGTGCAAGGCCTGCGTGAAATAAAGCGGGTGTGCAAAAAAAACGGGAAAATAATTTTACTGGAGCATGTCCGGAGCGACAATCCGCTGCTGGGTTGGCTTATGGATTTGTTAAACCCTGTTTCGCTGTATTTGATCGGCTCGAATATTAACCGAGACACAGTGCAAAATGTCATTGCTGCCGGTATCCATATCGAGGACGTCAAGAACGTAAAAGGGAAAATTGTAAAGCTCATCATCGCCCGTCCCTGA
- a CDS encoding 2-hydroxyacid dehydrogenase family protein — MKQKVFISGLIPQIAYEMLSQEFEVTMHRDLRLLSKQEIIEGLAGKDALLSLLSDPIDADVIASNPKLKIIANYGAGYNNIDVAAATARKIPVTNTPGVSTDATADLTWGLIIAIARRIVEGDKNTRAGRFTGWAPLYHLGVEVSGKTLGIVGMGNIGKAVAKRAKGFNMPVIYYSRTRLSPEVEKELNAEYHDLDYVIKNADFLTFHVSYSPELHHLIGAKELASMKKTAFLINAARGPIIDEQALLTALQNKTIAGAALDVYEFEPKITPGLEKLDNVILCPHLGNATVETREAMARIAAENIIAVLHGQKPLTCVNPQIYA, encoded by the coding sequence ATGAAGCAAAAAGTATTTATTTCCGGTTTAATTCCGCAGATTGCTTACGAAATGCTGTCGCAGGAATTCGAAGTTACCATGCACCGCGACCTGCGGCTGTTATCGAAACAGGAGATCATTGAAGGCCTGGCCGGAAAAGATGCCCTGCTCTCGCTGCTGTCCGACCCGATTGACGCCGATGTCATTGCGTCCAACCCCAAGCTGAAAATTATCGCTAACTACGGCGCCGGCTACAATAATATCGACGTGGCGGCCGCAACGGCCCGCAAGATTCCGGTGACCAATACGCCTGGCGTCTCGACCGACGCGACGGCTGACCTGACTTGGGGCCTCATTATCGCCATTGCCCGGCGGATTGTGGAAGGCGATAAAAACACCCGGGCCGGACGGTTTACCGGCTGGGCGCCGCTTTATCACCTGGGCGTGGAAGTCAGCGGCAAGACGCTTGGTATTGTCGGCATGGGCAATATCGGCAAGGCGGTAGCCAAACGGGCCAAAGGGTTTAACATGCCGGTAATCTACTATTCGCGCACTCGGTTAAGCCCAGAGGTGGAAAAAGAACTAAACGCCGAATACCATGACCTGGACTACGTTATCAAGAACGCCGATTTTCTTACCTTCCATGTCAGTTACAGCCCGGAGCTGCATCACCTGATCGGCGCCAAAGAGCTGGCCAGCATGAAGAAAACGGCGTTTCTTATCAACGCCGCCCGGGGCCCGATTATCGACGAACAAGCCCTGCTCACCGCCCTGCAAAATAAAACCATCGCCGGCGCAGCCTTGGACGTATACGAGTTTGAACCAAAAATTACGCCGGGACTGGAAAAGCTGGACAACGTCATCCTCTGTCCGCATCTTGGCAACGCAACGGTGGAAACGCGCGAGGCCATGGCGCGTATCGCCGCTGAAAATATTATTGCCGTACTGCATGGCCAAAAGCCCCTCACCTGTGTCAACCCGCAAATTTACGCCTAA
- the spoVAD gene encoding stage V sporulation protein AD, with product MNKKQGKQSIIFGAPPIITSTANIVGPMEGEGLLAGYFDQVMADNLNNQDSWEKCESYMLEWAIRKAVAKENSTIATVDYVLAGDLLNQLMATHFALRSLGRPFLGLYGACSTLAEGMLLGAVLLDGGFANKVAVAVSSHHDTAERQYRFPTELGVQRPPVSQWTVTGAAAVVLAYAGSGPRITAATVGKIIDMGIKDPNAMGPAMAPAAVDTLWQHIQDTGRQPAYYDLIVTGDLGVVGKTLVIQLMQEKGLDISQNYEDCGCMIYREDQDAHAGASGCASSGVVFTGYLYQMMLARKLQKILLIGTGSLHSPTSYQQKESIPCIAHAVAVEI from the coding sequence TTGAACAAAAAGCAAGGTAAGCAAAGTATTATTTTTGGTGCTCCACCTATTATTACCAGTACCGCCAACATCGTTGGCCCGATGGAAGGGGAAGGGCTGCTGGCGGGATACTTTGACCAAGTGATGGCCGACAACTTAAATAATCAAGATAGCTGGGAAAAATGTGAATCCTATATGCTCGAGTGGGCTATCCGCAAAGCCGTGGCAAAAGAAAACAGCACCATCGCTACTGTTGACTATGTATTGGCCGGTGACCTGCTCAATCAGTTGATGGCCACCCATTTTGCTTTGCGAAGTTTGGGAAGGCCTTTTTTAGGCTTATACGGCGCCTGTTCGACGCTGGCGGAGGGCATGCTGCTTGGCGCCGTACTGCTCGATGGCGGCTTTGCCAATAAAGTGGCCGTTGCCGTATCAAGCCACCATGACACGGCTGAACGGCAATACCGTTTTCCTACTGAATTAGGGGTGCAGCGGCCGCCTGTTTCGCAGTGGACAGTTACGGGGGCGGCGGCGGTGGTACTAGCGTATGCAGGTAGCGGGCCGCGCATTACGGCGGCAACGGTCGGGAAAATAATTGATATGGGGATTAAAGACCCAAACGCCATGGGTCCGGCGATGGCTCCCGCGGCTGTTGACACGCTCTGGCAGCATATTCAAGACACGGGACGGCAGCCTGCCTACTATGACCTGATTGTTACCGGCGATTTAGGGGTTGTTGGCAAAACTTTGGTTATTCAACTTATGCAGGAAAAGGGCTTGGATATATCGCAAAACTACGAAGACTGCGGGTGCATGATTTATCGCGAGGACCAGGACGCGCACGCCGGCGCCAGCGGCTGCGCCAGTTCCGGGGTAGTATTTACCGGTTATCTTTATCAAATGATGCTAGCGCGTAAACTGCAAAAAATTTTATTGATCGGTACAGGCAGCCTGCACAGCCCTACTTCGTACCAGCAAAAGGAATCCATTCCCTGCATTGCCCATGCCGTCGCGGTGGAAATATAA
- a CDS encoding DUF1657 domain-containing protein — translation MTVKKDLEKAIAAAEAAKGTYSTFATATDDQSAKTMFEQMSQDMDRHIAQLNSRLSSTAENKLTNQDQ, via the coding sequence ATGACCGTAAAAAAAGATTTGGAGAAAGCCATTGCCGCCGCGGAGGCCGCTAAAGGCACTTACTCAACATTCGCTACCGCTACTGACGATCAAAGCGCTAAGACAATGTTTGAACAAATGTCCCAAGACATGGATCGTCATATCGCGCAACTCAACAGCCGCCTTAGTTCTACTGCAGAGAACAAACTAACAAACCAAGACCAATAA
- a CDS encoding acyl-CoA dehydratase activase-related protein: MFDNVGIPQALLYHEFGGLWTTFFQNLGVQVMVSGETSKRMLDYGTSLAIDESCLPLKVYLGHVASLLDKCSHIFVPRIVRYHRHFYFCAKFAGLPDIVRNTFNLPAERLISPTIETKSLAAQVQAVYAACRALDLSLLAGELAYNRSLKSWRAQLPSQEQSPRPRIAVIGHNYLLKDALFGKDIIGTLTAQGAVIVTPDNIGGKVLYDEAKAFAPDIYWQLSAKIAGAARYFCRQSDIAGIVMVSSFGCGPDSLVNEYLEHHVFRKSDKPYIIINIDEHTGSAGIITRLEAFWDLANRRAKP, translated from the coding sequence ATGTTCGATAATGTCGGGATCCCTCAGGCGCTGCTATACCATGAATTTGGCGGCTTATGGACCACTTTTTTTCAGAATTTGGGAGTTCAAGTTATGGTATCCGGTGAAACCAGCAAACGCATGTTAGATTACGGTACGTCACTTGCGATTGATGAATCCTGCCTGCCGTTAAAGGTATATCTGGGGCATGTTGCTTCCTTATTAGATAAATGCAGCCATATCTTTGTCCCGCGGATTGTCCGGTACCATCGCCATTTTTATTTCTGCGCCAAATTTGCCGGCCTGCCCGATATAGTCAGAAATACCTTTAACTTGCCCGCTGAACGGTTGATATCCCCCACAATCGAAACCAAGTCGCTGGCCGCGCAAGTTCAGGCCGTTTATGCTGCTTGCCGGGCGCTAGACTTATCTTTGCTAGCCGGGGAGCTGGCGTACAACCGGTCGCTAAAATCATGGCGAGCCCAGTTGCCTTCCCAAGAGCAATCACCCCGGCCTCGCATCGCCGTCATCGGGCACAATTACTTATTGAAGGACGCATTGTTTGGCAAAGACATAATCGGTACGTTGACAGCCCAGGGGGCGGTCATTGTTACTCCCGATAACATTGGCGGCAAAGTTCTCTACGATGAGGCTAAAGCCTTTGCGCCGGACATCTACTGGCAATTATCGGCCAAGATCGCCGGAGCGGCTCGCTATTTTTGTCGGCAAAGCGATATTGCAGGCATTGTTATGGTGTCGAGCTTTGGCTGTGGTCCGGATTCGCTGGTAAATGAATACCTAGAACATCATGTTTTCCGGAAAAGCGATAAACCATATATCATTATTAATATTGACGAGCATACCGGCAGCGCCGGGATTATTACGCGACTAGAAGCGTTTTGGGACTTAGCGAATAGAAGAGCAAAACCTTAA
- a CDS encoding YetF domain-containing protein, with product MDWQEIMRDTWQTALVFFSLLLFARFLGNTQIGQLTFYEYVSGITIGSIAANVAASEPDKVWSHFYDLALFVALTYSISYLTIKSRPLRKLIEGSPTVVIENGRIIKENMRGLRYDLDELAGQLRQQGILDPSEVQYAIIETSGELSVIKKADYQPLTKSDLGIHLPDPTFPVELVMDGEIIEQNLRKHNLTKDWLAKQLAVRGIADVSEVTYAAIDSKGQLFVSVKTPANRQNNN from the coding sequence ATGGATTGGCAGGAAATCATGCGCGACACCTGGCAAACTGCGTTAGTTTTCTTTAGTTTACTGCTCTTTGCGCGTTTTTTGGGCAATACCCAAATCGGTCAGTTAACGTTTTACGAGTATGTCAGCGGTATCACTATCGGTTCTATTGCGGCCAACGTGGCTGCTTCTGAACCTGATAAAGTGTGGAGCCACTTCTATGACTTGGCGTTATTTGTAGCCCTTACCTATTCTATATCCTACCTTACCATAAAAAGCCGGCCGCTCCGCAAACTGATCGAAGGCTCCCCGACCGTCGTGATCGAAAACGGGCGCATTATTAAGGAAAACATGCGCGGCCTGCGGTACGATTTGGATGAACTGGCCGGCCAATTACGCCAGCAAGGCATCTTGGACCCGTCAGAGGTGCAATACGCCATCATCGAAACATCGGGTGAGCTGAGTGTGATTAAAAAGGCCGACTATCAGCCCCTGACCAAGAGCGATTTGGGAATTCACCTGCCTGACCCGACTTTTCCGGTAGAGCTCGTGATGGACGGCGAAATCATTGAACAAAACCTGCGCAAACACAACCTGACAAAGGACTGGCTGGCAAAGCAGCTCGCCGTCCGGGGCATCGCCGACGTATCCGAAGTGACCTACGCCGCCATCGATTCTAAAGGTCAACTATTTGTCAGCGTCAAAACTCCTGCCAACAGGCAAAATAATAATTAG
- a CDS encoding deoxycytidylate deaminase: MSRPTWDEYFMDITRVVALRSTCLRRQVGAVIVKDKRLLTSGYNGAPRGLAHCEDVGCLRDTYHVPSGERHELCRGMHAEQNAIVQAALYGVAIEGATLYCTHQPCSACTKMIINAGIRRIVYEHPYPDPLARELVQEAGIECVCLK; this comes from the coding sequence GTGAGCCGACCGACCTGGGATGAATATTTTATGGATATTACACGGGTGGTGGCGCTGCGCTCAACGTGTCTCAGGCGACAGGTGGGAGCGGTTATCGTCAAGGATAAGCGGCTCCTGACCAGCGGCTATAACGGCGCGCCGCGCGGTCTGGCCCACTGTGAGGATGTGGGCTGTCTGCGCGACACCTATCATGTGCCGTCCGGCGAGCGGCACGAGCTGTGCCGCGGCATGCATGCCGAGCAAAATGCCATCGTCCAGGCGGCGCTCTACGGCGTGGCCATCGAAGGGGCGACGCTGTACTGCACCCATCAGCCCTGTTCAGCCTGTACCAAGATGATCATTAACGCCGGTATCCGCCGTATCGTCTACGAGCATCCCTATCCCGACCCGCTGGCGCGGGAGCTGGTGCAAGAGGCCGGCATCGAGTGCGTTTGTTTAAAATAA
- a CDS encoding ACT domain-containing protein — MKIVITVVGQDRVGIIAMVSNILADHNINILNINQNIVDGFFNMVLIADMAAATISLKELQQILTSRGEAIGLDIKVQHEDIFRIMHRI, encoded by the coding sequence GTGAAAATCGTTATTACCGTCGTCGGTCAGGACCGGGTGGGCATTATCGCCATGGTCAGCAATATTCTGGCCGATCATAATATCAACATTTTAAATATTAATCAAAACATCGTCGACGGCTTCTTTAACATGGTGCTCATCGCCGACATGGCGGCAGCTACTATCAGCCTGAAAGAGCTGCAACAAATTCTGACAAGCCGGGGCGAAGCAATCGGCCTGGACATCAAGGTGCAGCATGAGGACATTTTCCGCATCATGCACCGCATTTAA
- a CDS encoding PFL family protein — protein MLTFHDILETNRMIEQDKLDVRTITMGISLRDCAHPDIAVFCRNIYDKITRLADRLVRVGEDIEAEYGIPIINKRISVTPIAIAAESCRTDSFVPVAEALDAAAKAVGVNFIGGFSALVDKGYTAGDRILIRSIPEALARTERVCASVSVASTKAGINMDAVREMGDIIKQTAELTRDRDALGCAKLVVFANAVEDNPFMAGAFHGVSEPETTINVGVSGPGVVKRALEEVRGRDLGTVSETVKKMAFKITRVGQLVAQEASRRLGVPFGIIDLSLAPTPAIGDSVAHILEEMGLESCGAPGTTAALALLNDAVKKGGLMASSYVGGLSGAFIPVSEDAGMIAAVERGSLTLEKLEAMTCVCSVGLDMIAVPGDTSAATVAAIIADEAAIGVINNKTTAVRIIPVPGKTVGDRVEFGGLLGHSPIIAVNPFKSDGFIARGGRIPAPVRSLTN, from the coding sequence ATGCTGACTTTTCACGATATTCTCGAAACCAACCGCATGATTGAACAAGACAAGCTTGACGTGCGCACCATCACCATGGGCATCAGCCTGCGCGACTGCGCTCATCCCGATATCGCCGTTTTCTGCCGCAATATCTATGATAAGATAACGCGGCTGGCCGACCGCCTGGTGCGCGTCGGGGAAGACATCGAGGCCGAATACGGCATCCCGATTATTAATAAACGTATTTCGGTGACGCCTATTGCCATTGCCGCCGAAAGCTGCCGCACCGACAGCTTTGTGCCGGTGGCCGAGGCGCTGGATGCGGCGGCCAAAGCGGTGGGCGTCAACTTTATCGGCGGTTTTTCCGCCCTGGTGGACAAGGGTTATACTGCGGGCGATCGGATTCTCATCCGTTCCATCCCGGAAGCGCTGGCCCGGACGGAGCGCGTTTGCGCTTCGGTCAGCGTGGCTTCCACCAAGGCGGGCATTAATATGGACGCGGTGCGGGAGATGGGCGACATTATTAAACAGACAGCCGAGCTCACCCGCGACCGGGATGCGCTCGGCTGCGCCAAACTGGTGGTGTTTGCCAACGCCGTCGAGGATAATCCGTTCATGGCCGGCGCCTTCCACGGCGTAAGCGAGCCGGAAACCACCATTAATGTCGGCGTATCCGGTCCCGGCGTAGTGAAACGGGCGCTGGAGGAAGTACGCGGCCGTGACCTTGGCACGGTTTCCGAGACGGTGAAAAAGATGGCGTTTAAAATTACCCGCGTGGGGCAGTTGGTGGCGCAGGAAGCATCGCGCCGCCTGGGTGTGCCGTTCGGCATTATCGACTTGTCACTGGCGCCGACGCCGGCCATTGGCGACAGTGTGGCCCATATTTTAGAAGAAATGGGCCTGGAAAGCTGCGGTGCGCCCGGGACGACGGCGGCGTTGGCCCTCTTAAACGACGCCGTCAAAAAGGGCGGGCTTATGGCGTCTTCCTATGTGGGCGGCCTAAGCGGCGCCTTTATTCCGGTGAGTGAGGACGCCGGCATGATTGCCGCCGTGGAGCGCGGCAGTCTGACGCTGGAAAAGCTGGAGGCTATGACCTGCGTGTGTTCGGTGGGACTCGATATGATCGCCGTGCCCGGGGACACTTCGGCGGCCACCGTTGCCGCCATCATTGCCGACGAAGCGGCCATCGGCGTGATTAATAACAAAACTACGGCCGTCCGCATCATTCCCGTGCCGGGCAAAACGGTGGGCGACCGGGTGGAATTCGGCGGTTTGCTCGGACATAGTCCGATCATTGCCGTCAATCCCTTTAAATCCGACGGCTTTATCGCCCGCGGCGGGCGCATCCCGGCCCCGGTACGCAGTCTGACAAATTAA
- a CDS encoding sigma-54-dependent Fis family transcriptional regulator, with protein MANIVFLAPDEDMYHMALETLRHAHPDIRIERGLLSAGVRIARKLVEDGVEVIISRGGTASAIKDAGLPVTIVEVPITGFDVIRTVEQAKQYGTRIGVVAFPSMVMGIDCLGPILGVDIRQYIITDEFQAESRVLQAFREGADVVVGGVITGKSAQKHHQPYVLIKSGSEGIAQAAAEAKRIAAARELEKAKASLFRTVLDFAYDGIISVNQDQRITIFNPIAERLTKIDGAAAIGKKITDIWPELGLEKVLTTGRDELGQLLKVSGTRVLCNKVPIVVNGKPVGAVATFQDAGNIQQMEARIRREIYARGHVATFTFEDIVGDSPQIRHTVHIAQEFAQTHSSVLILGETGTGKEVFAQSIHNASARANGPFVAINCAALPSQILESELFGYVGGAFTGASQKGKPGLFELAHGGTIFLDEIAEMDYVTQGKLLRVLQEKKVMRLGSDRVIPVDVRVIAATNQNLSRLVRENKFRADLYYRLNVLRLKLPPLRERGADIIRYAEFFLEKHSAAQNRRLAFTPAALERLARHPWPGNVRELQNTIERIVAVCRQPQVDAGLVAQMLEDDADSGIEVAAADSEKEQIRQALAIAKGKQGEAARLLGVSRSTLWRKMKKLGLR; from the coding sequence ATGGCTAACATTGTCTTTCTCGCCCCTGACGAAGATATGTATCACATGGCGCTGGAAACACTGCGTCATGCCCATCCCGACATCAGGATTGAACGAGGCCTGCTCAGCGCCGGGGTGCGCATCGCCCGGAAGCTGGTAGAAGACGGCGTTGAAGTAATTATCTCCCGCGGCGGTACCGCCAGCGCCATTAAAGACGCCGGCCTGCCGGTCACCATCGTGGAAGTGCCGATTACCGGCTTTGACGTCATCCGCACCGTGGAACAAGCCAAGCAGTACGGGACACGCATCGGGGTCGTCGCCTTCCCTTCTATGGTCATGGGTATTGACTGTTTGGGCCCCATTCTTGGTGTCGACATCCGACAGTACATCATCACCGACGAGTTTCAGGCCGAAAGCCGGGTGCTCCAGGCTTTCCGGGAGGGCGCCGACGTCGTCGTTGGCGGGGTCATCACCGGCAAATCGGCCCAGAAACACCACCAGCCCTATGTTCTGATTAAAAGCGGCAGCGAGGGCATTGCCCAGGCGGCGGCCGAAGCCAAACGCATCGCAGCCGCGCGGGAACTGGAAAAGGCGAAAGCCAGCCTCTTCCGCACCGTTCTCGATTTTGCCTACGATGGCATCATCTCGGTCAACCAAGACCAGCGCATTACCATCTTCAACCCCATCGCCGAACGGCTTACCAAAATTGATGGTGCTGCGGCCATTGGCAAAAAAATAACCGACATATGGCCCGAACTGGGGCTGGAAAAAGTGCTGACCACCGGCCGGGATGAACTGGGCCAGCTCCTCAAGGTGAGCGGCACCAGGGTGCTCTGCAACAAGGTGCCGATCGTCGTCAACGGCAAACCGGTCGGCGCAGTGGCTACGTTTCAGGACGCCGGCAACATCCAGCAGATGGAGGCCCGCATCCGCCGCGAAATTTACGCCCGCGGCCATGTGGCCACCTTTACTTTCGAGGATATTGTCGGCGACAGTCCCCAGATCCGCCATACTGTCCATATTGCTCAAGAATTCGCCCAGACCCATTCGTCCGTCCTTATCCTTGGCGAAACAGGCACCGGCAAAGAGGTCTTCGCCCAGAGCATCCACAATGCCAGCGCCCGCGCCAACGGTCCCTTCGTGGCAATTAACTGCGCCGCCCTCCCCAGCCAAATCCTGGAGAGCGAACTGTTCGGCTATGTCGGCGGCGCCTTTACCGGCGCCAGCCAGAAAGGCAAGCCGGGGCTGTTTGAGTTGGCCCATGGCGGTACTATTTTCCTTGATGAAATCGCTGAGATGGACTATGTCACCCAGGGCAAACTGCTGCGCGTCCTTCAGGAGAAGAAAGTCATGCGGCTTGGCAGCGACCGCGTCATCCCGGTTGACGTGCGGGTCATTGCCGCCACCAACCAGAACCTCAGCCGCCTGGTGCGGGAAAATAAGTTCCGCGCCGACCTGTATTACCGCCTTAATGTGCTGCGCCTCAAGCTGCCGCCCCTGCGCGAACGGGGCGCCGATATCATCCGCTACGCCGAATTTTTTCTGGAAAAACACAGCGCCGCCCAAAACCGGCGCCTTGCATTCACTCCCGCCGCCCTCGAGCGGCTTGCCCGCCATCCATGGCCGGGCAACGTCCGGGAACTGCAAAACACGATTGAACGGATCGTCGCCGTATGCCGCCAGCCGCAGGTGGATGCCGGCCTGGTGGCGCAAATGCTGGAGGACGACGCTGACAGCGGCATAGAGGTAGCAGCGGCCGACAGCGAAAAGGAGCAAATCCGCCAAGCCCTGGCCATCGCCAAAGGCAAACAGGGTGAAGCAGCCCGCCTGCTTGGCGTCAGCCGCTCCACCCTGTGGCGCAAAATGAAAAAATTAGGTCTGCGTTAA